A genomic segment from Anaerobranca californiensis DSM 14826 encodes:
- the purN gene encoding phosphoribosylglycinamide formyltransferase: protein MIFKTSIFNGNDKVISGKKRLVVLASGEGTNFGALLDAQDQYQGEIVALVVDRECNAVKRAESKGIPVIKVLAKDCKDKGEFNKKLLQELENLNGHYYLLAGFMRILPPEIVRRFPKRLINIHPSLLPAFPGVDGIKKAYEYGVKYTGCTVHFVDEGVDTGPIIAQRVVAIEEGDTLETLKEKIQQLEHQLYVEVVKLLCSKKVVVNGRKVEFIKEDC, encoded by the coding sequence ATGATCTTTAAAACTTCTATATTTAATGGTAATGATAAGGTTATTAGTGGCAAAAAAAGGTTAGTGGTATTGGCAAGTGGAGAAGGGACAAATTTCGGTGCCTTATTAGATGCTCAAGATCAATATCAAGGGGAAATTGTGGCACTGGTAGTAGATCGGGAATGTAATGCAGTTAAAAGGGCAGAGAGTAAAGGAATACCTGTAATAAAAGTCCTAGCTAAAGATTGTAAAGATAAAGGGGAGTTTAATAAAAAACTTTTGCAGGAACTGGAAAACCTCAATGGCCATTACTATTTATTGGCAGGGTTTATGCGGATTTTACCTCCAGAAATAGTCCGTAGATTTCCTAAAAGACTCATCAATATTCATCCATCTTTACTTCCCGCCTTTCCCGGTGTAGATGGAATTAAAAAGGCCTATGAATACGGTGTTAAGTACACCGGTTGTACAGTCCATTTTGTAGATGAAGGGGTGGATACCGGACCAATCATAGCCCAAAGGGTTGTTGCCATTGAGGAAGGGGATACTTTAGAAACTTTAAAGGAGAAAATTCAGCAACTAGAACATCAATTATATGTTGAAGTAGTTAAATTGTTGTGTTCCAAAAAAGTTGTAGTTAATGGAAGGAAAGTAGAATTCATTAAGGAGGATTGTTAG
- the purH gene encoding bifunctional phosphoribosylaminoimidazolecarboxamide formyltransferase/IMP cyclohydrolase, producing MRVLISLSDKQGIESFAKGLVELGAELISTGNTKKYLEEFGLKVTSVSEVTKFPEILEGRVKTLHPFIHGGLLAKNTPEHRGELEGLGIKPIDMVVVNLYPFEETVAKEDVTLDLALENIDIGGPTMIRAAAKNFQNVVVLTDKRDYPKVLQELKEQGEVSFATRKGLALKAFTHTALYDSAIINYLSEGEKWNILLEDKETLRYGENPHQKGWVYKLANDNSPSLLRGRQLQGKEMSYNNYNDGNGALEALLEFSSDKATAVAVKHSTPCGIGQGGNLREAFINCKESDPLSIFGGIVALNREVDRETAEEMKDIFLEVIIAPKFSTEALEVLGKKKNLRLLEVELPETPQFTPVMKTIQGGVLVQEYDEKTISLEEMVVVAGKPLSLEEKEQALFAFKCVKHVKSNAIVVTKDFKTLGISGGQTSRIDAARQALEKAEGKGATILASDAFFPFDDVVRLAAEKGIKIIIQPGGSINDQLSIKACEELGITMVFTNVRHFKH from the coding sequence ATGAGGGTATTGATCAGTTTATCAGATAAACAGGGGATAGAGAGTTTTGCTAAAGGGTTGGTGGAACTTGGGGCAGAATTGATTTCTACAGGGAACACCAAAAAGTATTTAGAGGAATTTGGGTTAAAGGTCACTAGTGTTTCAGAAGTGACAAAATTTCCCGAAATATTAGAAGGGAGGGTAAAAACTTTACACCCTTTTATACATGGAGGATTATTGGCAAAAAATACCCCTGAACATAGGGGAGAATTAGAGGGATTAGGGATAAAACCTATAGATATGGTGGTTGTCAATTTATATCCCTTTGAAGAAACAGTGGCTAAAGAAGATGTGACATTAGACTTAGCTTTAGAAAACATCGATATTGGCGGCCCTACTATGATTAGAGCAGCGGCAAAAAACTTCCAAAATGTCGTGGTACTGACAGATAAAAGGGATTACCCTAAAGTTTTACAGGAATTAAAAGAACAAGGGGAGGTATCCTTTGCTACTAGAAAAGGGTTGGCATTAAAAGCCTTTACCCATACCGCCCTTTATGATAGTGCCATAATCAACTATCTATCTGAAGGGGAGAAATGGAATATATTATTAGAGGATAAGGAGACTTTAAGGTATGGAGAGAATCCCCACCAAAAAGGTTGGGTTTATAAACTAGCTAATGACAATTCCCCCTCTTTACTCCGGGGAAGGCAGCTTCAAGGCAAGGAAATGTCTTATAATAACTACAATGATGGAAATGGTGCATTAGAAGCTTTACTGGAATTTTCCTCAGATAAGGCTACAGCGGTAGCAGTGAAACACTCAACTCCTTGTGGCATTGGTCAAGGGGGAAATTTAAGGGAAGCTTTTATCAATTGTAAAGAATCAGATCCCCTCTCAATTTTTGGTGGAATTGTTGCATTAAATAGGGAAGTAGACAGGGAAACGGCAGAAGAAATGAAAGATATCTTTCTAGAAGTAATAATCGCACCTAAATTTTCCACTGAAGCTTTAGAAGTTTTAGGAAAGAAAAAAAATCTTCGGCTGTTAGAAGTAGAACTTCCTGAAACTCCCCAATTCACCCCTGTAATGAAAACTATACAAGGGGGAGTATTAGTTCAGGAATATGATGAAAAAACTATATCACTAGAGGAAATGGTTGTTGTCGCAGGGAAACCATTATCTTTAGAAGAAAAAGAACAGGCACTTTTTGCCTTTAAATGTGTTAAACACGTAAAATCCAATGCCATTGTGGTGACAAAGGATTTTAAAACTTTAGGGATTTCCGGTGGTCAAACATCTAGGATCGATGCTGCTAGACAAGCCCTTGAAAAGGCGGAAGGTAAAGGGGCAACTATTCTGGCCTCCGATGCCTTTTTCCCCTTTGATGATGTGGTGAGATTAGCGGCAGAAAAGGGAATTAAAATTATCATCCAGCCAGGTGGTTCAATTAATGATCAGTTATCAATTAAAGCCTGTGAAGAATTAGGGATAACCATGGTATTTACTAATGTAAGGCATTTTAAACATTAG
- the purD gene encoding phosphoribosylamine--glycine ligase yields MVIGGGGREHAIIDKLLESPKVQRVFWADTKVKKVPDKVEMAIIDNLDFPSLANFAKEKGVDFTIVGPELPLTAGIVDYFQGRNLLIFGPDKRGAMLEGSKTFAKELMIKHGVPTAKYIEIKGLAHGQEIIEKWGVPIVFKLDGLAGGKGVIIPKTPEEAIVELEQLIKNNPQQKIFAEEFLEGEEISYMVLVSKNSFVPLVSSRDYKRVYDGNKGPNTGGMGSIAYKDLITPTDKELIEREIIQKTLQGLEQEGIQFTGILYAGLMMTKDGPKVLEFNTRFGDPESQSILQLLDEDLAELLYGACLSKLPKVLSFKDKVALTVVLASNGYPGNFNTGYEIQGIEEVSCKVFQAGVEYSQGKLLTAGGRVLNLTTVNEDVDKCRDVIYKEEQKVTFLGKYFRKDIGL; encoded by the coding sequence ATGGTAATAGGTGGTGGTGGGAGAGAGCATGCCATCATCGATAAACTCTTGGAAAGTCCAAAGGTTCAAAGGGTATTTTGGGCAGATACTAAAGTAAAAAAAGTACCGGATAAAGTAGAGATGGCAATAATAGATAATTTAGATTTTCCTTCTTTAGCCAATTTTGCTAAAGAAAAGGGTGTTGACTTTACAATAGTTGGTCCAGAACTTCCTTTGACAGCGGGAATTGTCGACTACTTCCAGGGGAGAAATCTTTTGATCTTTGGACCAGATAAAAGGGGAGCTATGTTGGAAGGAAGCAAAACCTTTGCTAAAGAACTTATGATAAAGCACGGTGTTCCTACTGCCAAATACATTGAAATAAAAGGATTGGCCCATGGCCAGGAAATCATCGAAAAGTGGGGTGTTCCAATAGTTTTTAAACTCGATGGCTTAGCTGGTGGGAAAGGGGTAATTATACCTAAAACACCAGAAGAAGCTATAGTGGAACTAGAACAACTTATAAAAAATAATCCTCAGCAAAAAATCTTTGCTGAGGAATTCTTAGAAGGGGAAGAAATATCTTATATGGTACTGGTCAGTAAAAATTCCTTTGTTCCTTTAGTCTCTTCTAGGGATTATAAGCGGGTATATGATGGCAATAAAGGGCCGAATACCGGGGGGATGGGTTCTATTGCCTATAAAGATCTGATTACTCCAACTGATAAGGAATTGATAGAAAGGGAAATTATTCAGAAGACTTTACAGGGTTTAGAACAAGAGGGAATCCAATTTACAGGAATTTTATATGCAGGCTTGATGATGACTAAAGATGGGCCTAAGGTATTAGAATTTAACACAAGGTTTGGTGATCCCGAGAGCCAATCAATTTTACAGTTACTTGATGAAGATTTGGCTGAACTTTTATATGGTGCTTGTTTAAGTAAATTACCAAAAGTTTTATCCTTTAAAGATAAAGTGGCTTTAACTGTTGTTTTGGCCTCTAATGGTTATCCTGGCAATTTCAATACTGGATATGAAATTCAAGGGATAGAGGAGGTTAGTTGTAAAGTTTTTCAAGCTGGAGTGGAATATTCACAAGGGAAGCTTTTAACAGCAGGGGGGAGAGTCCTTAATTTGACAACGGTAAATGAAGATGTTGATAAATGTCGCGATGTTATTTACAAAGAGGAACAAAAAGTTACATTTCTCGGGAAATATTTTAGAAAAGATATCGGACTATAG
- a CDS encoding bifunctional metallophosphatase/5'-nucleotidase, which produces MVSKKIFSLFTIILLLVSFTITFIPSQNLYAQNTELYFTILHTNDEHSALIPSPLVDYHPHLDNPSLGGFARLASAVKSIREEKAKTKEPVLLVSAGDYIGGSPYSWLILDNKAPEISLMIELGYDVITIGNHEYDYGPDILAQYFKLAGYPESQNSTAIVATNTLPPSGHPLNDIGIKDVHIKTLENGLKVGFFGLMGVEADEVAPLAKPVEFTDQIEAAKKAVEKLKGAGVDVIIAVNHTGVEEDKFLATQVDGIDIIITGHCHTPLYQPVKVNNTLIFSTGAYLNYLGKVEVAYNTQRGEVRLRNSSLIPLNHQIGEDPYILSKVAEYTAYLNSYISNLTEQRFTDIAEVVVYSDFPLNNKPELRESPFGNFITDAMRIISSEVTGERVDFAFQANGVIRGALVPGSMPYSKGQITFYDLATLVGLGSGLDGEAGYPIVSVYLTGEEVRRVLEVGALLQQLMGDIYFLQMSGLRMVYNPKRSVIATIPFINLPIPSTRAVLSAEKYIGEGVQNNKDDSYFVPLNKGDERLYHVVTDYYIAQFLPLAGKMLPSLEIILKDKNGNPVEVDDTIIYRNGKELKVWEAVVEYAKNQPKDSQGNPRIPEYYNTTEPQRLIVKWTIPLILWPILFIAIMIGIIITLVKKIKARRKLAKIS; this is translated from the coding sequence GTGGTTTCTAAAAAAATCTTTTCTTTGTTCACCATTATTTTGCTACTTGTTAGTTTCACCATTACATTTATTCCTTCTCAAAACCTTTATGCCCAAAACACTGAACTGTATTTTACCATTTTACATACCAATGATGAACACTCCGCCCTTATCCCGTCCCCTTTAGTGGATTACCATCCCCATCTCGACAATCCATCCCTTGGTGGTTTTGCCCGTCTAGCTAGTGCAGTAAAATCCATCAGGGAAGAAAAGGCTAAAACAAAGGAGCCGGTTTTATTAGTTTCTGCTGGAGATTATATCGGTGGCTCCCCTTACTCTTGGCTAATTTTAGATAATAAAGCACCGGAAATTTCTTTGATGATTGAGTTAGGATATGATGTTATTACCATCGGCAACCACGAATACGACTACGGTCCTGATATTTTAGCCCAGTACTTTAAATTGGCGGGATATCCTGAAAGTCAAAATAGTACCGCCATAGTAGCTACCAATACATTACCACCCTCCGGCCACCCCTTAAATGATATAGGAATTAAAGATGTCCACATAAAAACTTTAGAAAATGGTTTAAAAGTAGGCTTCTTCGGTTTAATGGGAGTTGAAGCCGATGAAGTAGCTCCCCTAGCCAAGCCGGTGGAATTTACCGACCAAATAGAAGCTGCTAAAAAAGCTGTAGAAAAATTAAAAGGAGCTGGAGTTGACGTAATTATTGCTGTAAATCATACCGGTGTTGAAGAAGATAAATTCTTAGCCACTCAAGTTGACGGCATAGATATTATAATAACCGGTCATTGTCACACTCCCCTTTACCAGCCGGTAAAAGTAAATAATACTTTGATTTTTTCCACTGGAGCCTATCTAAACTACTTAGGAAAAGTTGAAGTTGCTTACAATACCCAAAGGGGAGAAGTGAGGCTTAGGAATAGTTCCCTCATCCCTCTAAACCACCAAATAGGAGAAGACCCCTATATTTTAAGTAAAGTCGCCGAATATACCGCCTATCTCAACAGTTACATTAGTAACCTTACTGAGCAGCGGTTTACTGACATAGCTGAGGTTGTTGTATATTCAGATTTTCCTTTAAATAACAAACCGGAACTTAGAGAATCTCCCTTCGGCAACTTCATCACCGATGCCATGAGGATTATCTCTTCAGAAGTTACTGGAGAAAGGGTAGATTTCGCTTTCCAAGCCAATGGGGTCATAAGGGGTGCTTTAGTCCCTGGTTCTATGCCCTACTCTAAAGGTCAGATAACATTTTATGATCTGGCAACACTAGTAGGTTTAGGTTCCGGCCTTGACGGAGAAGCGGGATACCCAATAGTTTCTGTTTATTTGACAGGTGAAGAAGTAAGAAGGGTTTTAGAGGTGGGAGCCCTTTTACAACAACTGATGGGAGATATCTACTTTTTACAAATGTCAGGTTTAAGAATGGTATACAATCCCAAACGTTCTGTTATTGCAACTATTCCTTTCATCAATCTTCCCATCCCAAGTACTAGAGCTGTCCTTTCTGCTGAAAAATATATCGGTGAAGGAGTGCAAAATAACAAAGATGACAGCTATTTCGTCCCCCTTAATAAAGGAGATGAAAGGTTATACCATGTAGTGACAGATTACTATATTGCCCAGTTCCTTCCCCTAGCGGGAAAAATGCTCCCTAGCTTAGAAATTATTCTTAAAGATAAAAATGGCAATCCCGTCGAAGTCGATGATACCATTATTTACCGTAATGGCAAAGAATTAAAGGTTTGGGAAGCTGTAGTGGAATATGCTAAAAATCAACCTAAAGATTCCCAAGGCAATCCAAGAATCCCTGAATATTATAATACAACTGAGCCCCAAAGGTTAATAGTAAAATGGACTATACCTCTAATCCTTTGGCCAATACTGTTTATTGCTATAATGATCGGAATAATTATTACATTAGTTAAAAAAATAAAGGCTAGGAGAAAACTAGCCAAAATAAGTTAA
- a CDS encoding MarR family winged helix-turn-helix transcriptional regulator, with product MPDKELAQQLFHFLIKTKKFAKKKFVLPPQCPLTETQFKTLIILKKNPHITLGGLSAELNVSSSSLSIMLNKLVEDGWVERIYTKTDRRLTFFKLTPKGEHFVKTLIEEKIEGLRNDLKILSEKEKKELISSLETLEKIFAKL from the coding sequence ATGCCAGATAAAGAACTAGCCCAACAACTTTTTCATTTTCTCATAAAAACCAAAAAATTTGCTAAAAAAAAGTTTGTCCTTCCGCCCCAATGCCCATTAACGGAAACACAGTTTAAAACTTTGATCATCCTTAAAAAAAATCCCCATATTACTTTAGGAGGACTAAGTGCCGAACTTAATGTATCAAGTTCTAGTTTAAGTATTATGCTAAACAAATTAGTGGAAGACGGCTGGGTAGAGAGAATTTATACAAAAACAGACAGGAGATTAACCTTTTTTAAACTAACTCCTAAAGGTGAGCATTTCGTAAAAACTCTAATCGAAGAAAAAATTGAAGGGTTAAGAAATGATTTAAAAATTTTATCGGAAAAAGAAAAAAAGGAACTAATAAGTTCCCTAGAGACTTTAGAAAAAATCTTTGCAAAACTTTAA
- a CDS encoding MATE family efflux transporter: MKDLTEGNIPKQIFYFTLPMLIGNIFQQLYNTVDSIVIGKFEGTEALAAVGSSFPVIFLLVALLMGITMGATILISQYFGAKDFENVKKTVTTTYIFLFFASILTTILGLTFSSNILKLLNTPPSVLPLVQSYLNIMFIGMVAMFGYNTISAILRGVGDSKTPLIFLIIASIINILLDLLFVGVFRWGVAGVAWATVIAQTSSFIFGLFYLKKNNSILYVTFKDLTFDTKIFIKSLKIGVPTGVQQTLFSLGMLAVQRMVNSFGEVTMAAYTAAGRIDSFALMPFMNFGTAISTFVGQNIGANKLHRVKKGYLTTVLMTSVTAIFVTITLYFFGEPLIKLFDSNPDVVNIGLRKIRIVSTFYILIGIMFVTLGVIRGAGEAFVPMIISILTLWLIRIPVASFLIPHLGSDGIWWSFPIGWMVGITLSLIYYNSGRWKNKGVVKNKAKDVNEDKSEMEMEVAIDAR; the protein is encoded by the coding sequence ATGAAAGACTTGACAGAAGGTAATATTCCCAAACAAATTTTTTATTTTACTTTACCTATGTTAATAGGCAATATTTTCCAACAACTATATAATACTGTAGACAGTATTGTTATCGGAAAATTTGAAGGAACTGAAGCATTAGCTGCCGTAGGTTCAAGTTTCCCCGTCATTTTTTTATTAGTTGCACTGCTCATGGGAATTACCATGGGAGCTACAATTTTAATTTCCCAGTACTTTGGAGCCAAAGATTTTGAAAATGTTAAAAAAACAGTCACTACTACCTATATCTTCTTATTCTTCGCTTCAATATTAACAACTATTTTGGGTTTGACCTTTAGTTCTAATATTTTAAAGCTCCTCAATACTCCCCCTTCAGTACTTCCCTTAGTCCAATCCTATTTAAACATCATGTTTATAGGGATGGTAGCAATGTTTGGTTACAATACCATAAGTGCAATTTTAAGGGGAGTTGGGGATTCTAAAACTCCATTGATATTTTTAATTATAGCTTCAATTATCAATATTCTTTTAGACTTACTTTTTGTTGGAGTCTTCCGGTGGGGTGTTGCCGGTGTTGCCTGGGCAACGGTAATTGCTCAAACATCTTCTTTTATTTTCGGTCTGTTTTATTTAAAAAAGAACAACTCAATTTTATATGTTACTTTTAAAGATTTAACCTTTGATACCAAAATTTTTATTAAATCATTGAAAATTGGAGTTCCTACTGGAGTTCAACAAACTTTATTTTCTCTAGGAATGTTAGCTGTCCAAAGAATGGTCAATTCCTTTGGTGAAGTTACCATGGCTGCATATACAGCAGCAGGGCGGATAGATTCCTTTGCCTTAATGCCCTTTATGAATTTTGGAACCGCCATTTCCACCTTTGTAGGTCAAAACATAGGGGCTAATAAACTCCATCGGGTAAAAAAGGGGTATCTTACCACTGTTTTAATGACTTCAGTAACAGCGATCTTTGTAACAATTACCCTTTACTTTTTCGGCGAACCCCTTATCAAACTCTTTGATTCCAATCCCGATGTCGTTAATATTGGTTTAAGGAAAATTCGGATAGTATCCACATTTTATATTCTCATCGGAATAATGTTTGTGACTTTAGGGGTAATCCGTGGTGCAGGAGAAGCCTTTGTACCAATGATCATAAGTATACTTACCCTTTGGCTAATCAGAATTCCTGTGGCATCATTTTTGATCCCCCATTTAGGTTCTGATGGAATTTGGTGGTCTTTCCCCATAGGTTGGATGGTTGGTATTACCCTTAGTTTAATTTATTATAATAGCGGCAGGTGGAAAAACAAAGGTGTTGTTAAAAATAAGGCAAAAGATGTCAATGAAGATAAGTCAGAAATGGAAATGGAAGTGGCAATAGATGCCAGATAA
- a CDS encoding cation diffusion facilitator family transporter has protein sequence MNKFKAALLAISVSIILVILKVVIGIITNSISIISDALHSFMDILASSITLAAMYFAAQPPDKCHNYGHGRYEDLAAVLQSILIFIFSITIIFQGLSRIFTQNYLNETVPGIIVMSLSITLHSITVLTMLKYAKKEESIALKANALHLLADVLTSIGVIIGLIVIHFTGVKIIDPIVGIIVALVIIKTGYDIGKESIGQLLDTSLSKEELNIVIDKIHQFIPPILSYHHLRTRRVGNHRYIDFHILFPDDFTLHKAHSIASNLEMELQKSIPNLKTTIHLEPKSHFHPKF, from the coding sequence GTGAATAAATTTAAAGCTGCCCTTTTAGCCATTTCTGTTAGTATCATTTTAGTTATCTTAAAAGTAGTCATAGGTATAATAACTAACTCCATCAGTATCATTTCCGATGCCCTCCATTCTTTTATGGATATTTTAGCATCATCAATCACTTTAGCTGCAATGTACTTTGCCGCACAACCCCCTGACAAATGCCATAACTATGGTCACGGAAGATACGAGGATTTGGCAGCAGTTTTACAAAGTATTTTAATTTTCATCTTTTCAATAACTATAATCTTTCAAGGCCTTTCTAGAATATTTACCCAAAATTACTTAAATGAAACTGTACCAGGGATAATAGTTATGTCCCTATCCATCACCTTACACTCTATAACAGTTCTTACTATGCTTAAATATGCAAAAAAGGAAGAATCAATTGCTTTAAAAGCTAATGCCCTCCATCTCTTAGCAGATGTTTTAACTTCAATTGGAGTAATTATAGGGCTAATAGTTATTCATTTTACAGGAGTTAAAATAATTGACCCTATAGTAGGTATTATAGTAGCTTTAGTGATTATTAAAACTGGTTATGATATAGGTAAAGAGTCTATCGGTCAATTATTAGATACTAGTTTATCTAAGGAAGAATTAAATATTGTTATTGATAAAATCCACCAATTTATTCCTCCCATTCTTAGCTACCACCACTTACGGACACGGCGGGTAGGCAACCATCGCTATATCGACTTTCACATCCTCTTTCCCGATGATTTCACTTTACACAAGGCCCACAGCATAGCTAGTAATTTAGAGATGGAGTTACAAAAAAGCATTCCAAATCTCAAAACTACTATCCACCTAGAACCGAAAAGTCATTTTCACCCTAAGTTTTAA
- a CDS encoding MFS transporter — MQTKMTFSKAKWMNWAVLALAFVVVFFHRYSTAVVAENLASDLNLTGTELSNLASMYFWAYAIMQIPNGILIDHIGARKTTSIGMLLAGVGSVIFGLAPTIFIAYLGRLLVGIGVAGIFVSILKIQSVWFRKEEFPMITGWTSLVGNFGGVLATTPLALLVLALGWRLSFVVIASVSLICYALIITFVKDHPNDLGYDAPNGNPPTSKESFWVGLIKVIKNPYTWPNFFILFALMGSITSFSGLWGVPYLTHIYGLSANAASRYVLLLTTGIMVGSIIIGNLAKILGKIKGVILAGATIFTLIWFYIIFIANGQPPLALLPFLYLILGITAVSFILSFTNVKDVNNPHLAGTATSVANVGGFLGGAILNIVVGYILDLKWQGNLVNGARVYNLEAYKLAFTVFFIMGIVAIIATALQKEVK; from the coding sequence ATGCAAACTAAAATGACTTTTTCTAAAGCAAAGTGGATGAATTGGGCTGTCCTTGCCTTAGCCTTTGTTGTCGTCTTTTTCCACCGCTATTCCACCGCCGTTGTTGCAGAAAATTTAGCTTCAGATTTGAATTTAACAGGGACAGAGCTGAGTAATTTAGCTTCAATGTATTTCTGGGCATATGCCATTATGCAAATTCCCAACGGAATTTTGATAGATCATATCGGAGCGAGAAAAACCACTAGTATAGGTATGCTGTTAGCAGGGGTGGGTTCCGTGATTTTTGGCCTCGCTCCCACTATTTTTATTGCCTATTTAGGTAGGTTGTTAGTAGGTATCGGTGTTGCCGGTATCTTTGTATCTATATTAAAAATTCAATCGGTATGGTTCAGAAAAGAAGAATTTCCAATGATCACTGGCTGGACTTCCCTTGTTGGAAATTTTGGCGGTGTTTTAGCTACTACACCTTTAGCATTATTGGTTTTAGCTTTAGGCTGGCGACTTTCCTTTGTAGTCATTGCCTCTGTTTCCCTTATCTGCTACGCCTTGATAATTACTTTTGTTAAAGATCATCCAAATGATTTAGGTTATGATGCCCCTAACGGTAATCCCCCAACGTCAAAGGAAAGTTTTTGGGTGGGACTTATAAAAGTCATTAAAAACCCTTACACTTGGCCTAACTTTTTTATCCTCTTTGCTTTAATGGGCTCCATTACATCCTTTTCCGGTCTTTGGGGTGTTCCTTACTTAACCCATATTTATGGCCTTTCAGCAAATGCTGCTTCCCGTTACGTTCTACTCTTGACAACTGGTATTATGGTAGGTTCCATTATAATCGGCAATTTAGCTAAAATTTTAGGGAAGATAAAAGGGGTAATTTTAGCTGGAGCAACAATTTTCACCCTTATTTGGTTTTACATTATCTTTATCGCCAATGGGCAACCGCCATTAGCCCTTTTACCGTTCCTTTATTTAATTTTAGGTATCACTGCCGTCTCCTTTATCCTCTCTTTTACTAACGTCAAAGATGTCAATAACCCCCACTTAGCTGGAACTGCCACCAGTGTAGCCAATGTCGGTGGCTTTTTAGGGGGAGCTATTTTAAATATTGTAGTTGGCTACATTCTAGACTTAAAATGGCAAGGTAATTTAGTGAATGGTGCTAGAGTTTATAATTTAGAGGCATATAAATTAGCTTTTACAGTATTTTTCATAATGGGAATTGTGGCAATAATCGCTACAGCTTTACAAAAGGAAGTTAAATAA
- a CDS encoding DUF1576 domain-containing protein: protein MKKLWSFEYVVVDDKSKERTVAFYLLTLLIISLFLQTPQKLIEGLQTIFTAPGMLITDYFEIAGLGPALFNAAVVGFIGFFIIKVNKVAFNGPAIAAVFTMVGFALFGKNIWSILPVICGVWVYSKIKKQSFKTYIFPALFGTALAPLVTQVSFGFGWGIPLGIIIGMLTGLVVPPLASHVLKAHEGYNIYNVGFTAGLTGMLFLSVFRNFGLNSQTVMYWGTEFNTPLRWIFIPIFVTMILLGFIFNKGKVRDYVEILKHPGTLITDFVQLGGFGNTLMNMGIMGLVGCLYIELVGGNYNGPTLGGVLTIVGFAAFGKHPKNSIPIMFGVWLGTFLPFSVFKEIGASAPGPILAALFGTTLAPLAGQFGAVIGILAGIVHLSIVSQVGILHGGLNLYNNGFAGGFVATIFVALINGYKNGNGNGK, encoded by the coding sequence ATGAAGAAGTTATGGAGTTTTGAATACGTAGTTGTAGATGATAAAAGTAAAGAAAGAACAGTAGCTTTTTATCTATTAACCCTTTTAATTATAAGTCTTTTTTTACAAACCCCTCAAAAGTTGATAGAAGGTTTACAAACAATTTTTACAGCTCCAGGGATGTTAATAACCGATTATTTTGAAATAGCCGGTTTAGGTCCAGCCCTATTTAATGCTGCTGTTGTCGGTTTTATCGGTTTTTTTATCATTAAAGTAAATAAAGTAGCTTTTAACGGTCCAGCTATTGCTGCAGTTTTTACAATGGTGGGCTTCGCCCTTTTTGGTAAAAATATCTGGTCCATTTTACCAGTTATTTGTGGAGTTTGGGTATATAGCAAAATTAAAAAACAATCCTTTAAAACCTATATATTTCCTGCCCTTTTTGGAACAGCTTTAGCCCCTTTAGTTACTCAAGTTTCCTTTGGTTTTGGTTGGGGGATTCCCTTGGGTATAATCATAGGTATGCTAACGGGTCTTGTAGTACCCCCTTTAGCAAGTCATGTTCTTAAAGCCCATGAAGGCTACAATATATATAACGTAGGTTTTACAGCAGGTCTTACTGGTATGTTGTTTTTGTCGGTTTTTAGAAATTTTGGTTTAAACAGCCAAACTGTTATGTATTGGGGTACAGAATTTAACACACCACTTCGTTGGATTTTTATCCCAATCTTTGTTACAATGATTTTACTAGGGTTTATATTTAACAAAGGAAAAGTTAGAGATTATGTAGAAATACTAAAACATCCTGGAACATTGATAACAGATTTCGTTCAGTTAGGTGGATTTGGCAATACTTTAATGAACATGGGTATTATGGGATTAGTTGGATGTCTTTATATTGAATTGGTAGGAGGAAATTATAATGGTCCTACTTTGGGTGGGGTATTGACCATTGTAGGATTTGCCGCCTTTGGTAAACATCCTAAAAATTCCATACCTATAATGTTTGGTGTTTGGTTAGGAACCTTTTTACCTTTCTCTGTCTTTAAAGAAATTGGTGCTAGTGCTCCCGGTCCCATTTTAGCTGCCCTTTTTGGAACGACCTTAGCACCTTTAGCGGGACAGTTTGGTGCAGTTATCGGGATTTTGGCTGGGATCGTTCATTTATCTATAGTTTCCCAAGTAGGGATATTACATGGAGGTTTAAACCTTTACAATAACGGCTTTGCAGGAGGTTTTGTTGCCACCATATTTGTGGCTCTAATAAATGGGTATAAAAATGGAAACGGAAATGGAAAATAA